A stretch of DNA from Oryzomicrobium terrae:
CGGGTGGTGATCGAGGACTTCCTCGACGGCGAGGAAGCCAGCTTCATCGTCATGGTGGACGGCAAGAACGTGCTGGCCCTGGCCTCCAGCCAGGACCACAAGCGCATCGGCGACGGCGACACCGGCCCCAACACCGGCGGCATGGGCGCCTATTCCCCGGCCCCGGTGGTGACCCCCCAGGTCCACGCCAAGGTGATGCGCGAGATCATCCTGCCCACGGTGCGCGGCATGGAAGCCGACGGCATCCCCTTCACCGGCTTCCTCTACGCCGGGTTGATGATCGGCAAGGACGGCGCGGTGAAGACCCTGGAGTTCAACTGCCGCATGGGCGACCCGGAAACCCAGCCGATCATGATGCGCCTCAAGTCCGACCTGGTGGCCCTGCTCGAGCACGCCACCAACGGCACCCTGGATCAGGTGGAGGCCGAGTGGGACCGCCGCGTCGCCCTGGGCGTGGTGCTGGCCGCCGCCAACTACCCGGACACCCCGCGCAAGGGCGACGTCATCGTCGGCCTGCCCGAGGGCAACGCTGCTTCTCCTGAGTGCCACGTCTTCCACGCCGGCACCGCCGAGCAGAACGGTCAGGTAGTGGCTTCCGGCGGCCGGGTGCTGTGCGTCACCGCCCTGGGCGAGAACGTCAAGTTGGCCCAGCAGGCCGCCTACGACGCCGTGGCCACCATCCGCTTCGACGGCATGCAGTACCGCCGCGACATTGGCCATCGGGCCGTGGCGCGCTGAGCGTCATCCCGCAGCATCCATAACGACGGGCGGCCATGACCGCCCGTTTTTCCATCCCCAGCGAGACCCCGCCATGGACATTCCCCAGCTCAAAGCCTATTTCACCGGCCTCCAGACGCGCATCGTCGCCGCCCTGGAAGCCTTCGACGGCCACGCCTTCAAGACAGACGCCTGGGAGCGCCCCGAGGGCGGCGGCGGCCTGACCCGGGTGATCGAGGAGGGGGCCTTCTTCGAGCGCGGCGGCGTCAATTTCTCCCATGTCATGGGGGCGCGCATGCCGGCCTCGGCCACTGCCCACCGGCCCGAGCTGGCCGGGCGGCGCTTCGAGGCCATGGGCGTGTCCCTGGTGCTGCACCCGCGTAACCCCTACTGCCCCACCGCCCACATGAACGTGCGCGCCTTCGTCGCCCTGAAGGACGGCGAGGCCCCGGTATGGTGGTTTGGCGGCGGCATGGACATGACCCCCTACTACCCGTGGGAAGAGGACGTGCGCCACTTCCACGGCACCTGCAAGGCGGCCCTGGCCCCCTTCGGCGCCGACGTCTATCCACGCTACAAGACCTGGTGCGACGAGTACTTCTTCCTGAAGCACCGCAACGAGCCCCGCGGCGTCGGCGGCGTGTTCTTCGACGACCTGGGGGCCGACGGCCAGGTGTCCTTCGAGCAGGCCTTCGCCCTCACCCAGGCGGTGGGCGACGCCTTCGTGCCGGCCTACCTGCCGGTGCTGGAAGCGCGCCGCGATGTGCCCTACGGCGAGCGGGAGCGGGACTTCCAGGCCTACCGGCGCGGCCGCTACGTGGAATTCAACCTGGTGTTCGACCGGGGCACCCTGTTCGGCCTGCAATCCGGCGGCCGCACCGAGTCGATCCTGATGTCCCTGCCGCCGGTGGTGAAGTGGCGCTACGACTGGCACCCGGAGCCGGGCAGCCCGGAGGCGAAGCTCTACGACGAGTACCTCCGTCCCCGGGACTGGGCGTAAGACGCGGGGCGGAAAATTTTTGTCCCCTGCCGGGAAGCCGCGCCAATAGTCGATCTCCAGGCATGCCCTTCTGAAAACAAGGCGGGGCGCGGAGTTCCAGCGGGTATGCCTGGAACTCCGCGCCCCGCCTTGCGTTTAGCGCGATGGGTGCAGTGGGGTGGGGCGGCTTATTTCAGCTTGCCGGTCACCACCTTGACCCGGGTCGGGTCCTTGATGGCCAGGCTGCCGCCGCTGCCGGCCAGGTTGCCGCAGGTGCACGCCGATTTGACGTGGGGCACCGAATTGACGATGCCGGTGCAGTCGAGGCACTCGTAGTAGTACTCGGCCCCGCTGGGCAGGGCTTGCGGGCTGGGCGCCGGCTCTACCGGGGTGAAGCGGTAGATTTTGCGCAGGTCGATATTCAACATCACGGTCCCTCCTGAGATTTATGTTTTGGCTGTGACTGCTGACTGCGTGAACGGTGGCGCCGGGGGCGGATCAGGATAAGGCGGGCAGGGCGGCGGCGCGGTAGTGGCGGTTGGCCTGGTCCTGGCGCTCCAGCTGGTCGAACAGCCGGGCCAGTTCCAGGTGGGCGTCACGGGATTCGGCCACCGACAGGGAGGCCTCCAGATAACTCTGGGCCTTGCCCCACAGCTGCTTGCGCTGGCACAGGCGGCCCAGGGCGAGGAGCAGGTCGGCGTCGTCGCTGTGGGCCTTGAGCCACTTTTCGGCCTGGGCGATGCGCGGCGTGGCATCGCCGTCGTCGATCAGGCCGTACAGACGCACCAGGTGCGACGACCATTCCTTGTCCAGGTGGGTTTCCAGGGTGCGCAGGGCTTCCGTCGGCGCGCCCTGGTCGCGCAGGGCCTCGGCCACGGCGTAGGCGGTGCGTGGGTTCATCTCGGCGGCGGGGATCTGGCGGGCGTAGGCGAGGATGGCCCGGGTGTCGCCGGCGCGGCGCTTGAGGGCTTCCCGGTGGGCCAGACTGATGGTCTCCCGGGCCAGCTCCGGCACCAGGGCGTTGCGCTTTTGCAGCAGGCGGGCCAGACGGATCACCTCGTCCCAGTCCTTGCGCCCTTGTTGGGCCTTCAGTTCCAGGCGCAGGGCGGCGATGTGCCGGCCCGACTTGTCGTAGAGGCGGCGCAGCGCCGTGACCGCGTCGTCGAAGCGGCGGGCTTCGAGCAGGCTCTCGGCTTCGTTCATCAGGCAAGCGGCCTCGATGTCCTTGCCCTCTTCCCGGGCGCGGCGCACCCATTCCTGCTCCTTCTCGGGTTCGCGCATGGCCCGGGCGGCCCGGGCGGCCAAGAGGGCCGGCAGGCCGTCGGCGTAGCCGCCCTCATGGGCGTCGGCGGCGCGGCGCAGGGCCTGGCCGTAGCGCCCTTCCAGGTACAGGCGCAGGGCTTCCTGGAAGGTGGCGGCAGACTTGCGGGCGGCGCGGCGGGCGCGGAAGGCGCGCACCCGGCCGGGCAGGCCGGCGGCCACGGCGATGCTGCGCAACAGCAGGTAGAGGACGGCAAAGCCGAACAGCAGGGCGAAGATCAGGAAGTTGAGGCTGACCTCGATCCGCCAAGGCGGAAAGACCAGCAGGGCGTACCCCTCGTCGGCGCGCAGCAGCATGGCGGCACCGACGGCGGCGGCGAACAGGGCGAGAATCCAGAACAGACCTTTCATCGGGCTTTCCTTACTTGCGGTCTTTCTGGGGACCCTGCTTGAGGGCCTTGAGGGCGGCCAGACTGTCGTTGATCTGGGGCAGGTCGATGCTGATCTCGGCCGAGGCCAGCTGCTTCAGGGTGTTCTGGGCGGTGGCGACGTTGCGGTCGCGGCCGTCGAAGAAGCGCGTCAGCCAGTCCTGGCTCACCTTGAGCTCGTTGCGGAAGGTCCACTGGTCGCGGGAGAGCAGCGCCAGCCGGGCGTTGAGCAGGCGCAGCTTGAGGTTCTCGCGCAGGTACAGGGACTGGTCCGGGGCGAGCAGGGCCGGTTCGGGGCGATCGAAGCGCTGGATGCGCACCAGGCCCTTCACCTCGTTCCAGATGTCGCTGCCGAGGCGGGCGAGCAGACCCGGCTCCTCGGCGCCCGCCTTGGCGTCCCTGCCCGGGGCGGTCTTGCTCGGCTCGTCGTTGCGCGGCCGGGTTTCGAAGGCGAGGGGCAGGTTGTCCACCGCCGCCACGGCGTTCTCCAGGCGCAGGCTCATGCCCGGCACATCGGCGTAGGGCAGGGACTTGAGCTTGTCCAGATCCCGGGCGATGGCCTTGCGCAGGGGCACCAGGCGCGGCTGCTCGGCCCGGGCCAGGCGCGCCTCGGCGGCCTGCAGGGCGGTGATGGCGGCCTGAATATTGCCGGCCAGCTGCAGCTGCTGGCTGGCGGCGCTCAGGTTCTGGTCGATCTCGGCGAGGAACTGTTCGTCCCGGTTGCGCGCCAGTTCCTGGTAGAGGTTCTCCAGGGCGGCCTGCTGGCTCTGGGATTCGGCGAGCTTGGCTTCGAGGGCGCCGACCTTGGCGGTCAACTGGGCGGTGGCGTCCTGGGATTGCCGGGCCAGGGTGCGCGCCTCGCGCACCAGGGTGTCGCTATCGGCCAGGCGCTTGGCCACTTCCTGTTGGGTGCCGGTGAGCTTGCCCCGGGTTTCCAGCCACTGCCAGCCGGCCAGGCCGACGGCAGCCAGGGCCACCAGCAGCCAGGGATTGGCCCACACGCCCGGATGGGACTTGGCCTTGGGCGGCAGCGGGGACGCCGCAGGTGCGGCCGGGGCCGGGGCGGCGGCAGGCGCCGGGGAAGCGGGGGGCAGGTCGGGGGTGTCGTTCATGTTGTTGTGGCAGCGTCGGGTGGTCGCGGCCCGGGGCGCGGGCTGCGGGTCGGCCGAGGAAGGGGCCGGGTGGCGGCGTCAGATGCAGCGTGCAGCCGTCGACAGTCCCGATCTCAGCAGCTCTGCGGCCAATTATAGCCGGAGAGGCCCCGCAGCAAGCCGCTGTCGGCGGGCGGGGTGAGGATGATGGCATGGTGGCCGAGCTGTTCGGCGGTTTCGGCGATGCGGGCGTGGGGCACGAAGGTGGGCAGGGCGGCCAGCCGGCCGCGCAAGTCGGCGGGCAGCAGGTCGTGCAGGTGGCGCAGGCCCTCGGAAGAGCTGATGGTCAAGGCGTCGATGCGTCCGGCGGCGAGCGCCTCGGCCAGGGCCCGGCCCCCGTCGGCGGGGCCGCGCCGGGTATAACAGGTGACGTGCTCCACCGTGGCGCCGCGGGTGCGCAGGGTGTCGGCGAGCAGTTCCCGCCCGCCGTCGCCGCGAAAGATCACCACCTGCCAGCCGGCCACGTGCCACAGCTCGGTCATGGCCAGCAGGCCTTCGGAGTCGAAGCGGTCGGCGGGCACCAGCACCCGGGGGGCGCCGTGCTCGCGCAGGGCGGTGGCGGTGGATTCGCCCACTGCCGCAGCGAGCAGGCCGGCGGGCCAGCCGCCCCGGGCGGCCAGGGCCGGGCCGAGGGCCGACCAGGCATGGTGCACGGCGTTGGGGCTGACGAAGGCGGCTAACTGGAAGTCGCCCAGCCGGGCGGCGGCATCCTGCAACGCCCGGGTATCGTCCACTGGCCCGATTTCCAGGGCCGGCAGCACCAGGGCCGTGCCGCCCAGGGCGGTGATGCCGGCGGCCAGATCGGCCGCCTGCTCGCGCGGGCGGGTGACCACCACGGTGCGGCCGGCCAAGGGCAGGGCGGTGGATGCGGTCACGGCGGAGCGCTGGGCTGTAGCTGCGCCGTCAGGCGCAGGCCAGGGCCTGGAGGATGGCGTCGGCGCCGCGGCCGATCAGCTCGCTGGCCAGGGCGTCGCCGAGCTTGGCGGCGTCGGCCAGGGTCGCCACCGAGCCACGGATCTCGCCCTCGATCCACTTGCTGGCGTCCGGGGTGGCGATGAAGCCGCGCAGCCACACCTGGCCGTTGTCCATCAGGGCGTAGCCGCCCAGGGGGATCTGGCAGCTGCCGCCCAGGCGGCGCGAGAAGGCCCGCTCGGCGGTGACGCAGAAGGCGGTGGTCGGATCGTTGAGCGGTGCCACGGCGGCGGCGATTTCCGGCCGGCCGGTGGGCACCTCGATGCCCAGGGCGCCCTGGCCCGGGGCGGGCAGGCTCACTTCCGGTGCCAGCACGGCGCGGATGCGGGATTCGAGGCCGAGACGGATCAGGCCGGCGGCGGCCAGCAGGATGGCGTCGTACTGGCCCTCGTCGAGCTTGCGCAGGCGGGTGTCCAGGTTGCCGCGCAGGCTGTGCACCTTGAGGTGGGGGTAGCGCTTCTTCAGCATCGCTTCGCGGCGCAGGCTGGAGGTGCCGACGACGGCGCCCTCGGGCAGTTCGTCCAGGCTCGCGTAGCGGGGCGAGACGAAGGCGTCGCGGGGATTCTCCCGGGCCGAGATGACCGGCAGGGCGAAGCCCTCGGGCAGCTCCATGGGCACGTCCTTCATGGAGTGCACCGCCAGGTCGGCGCGGCCTTCGGCCATGGCCACTTCCAGTTCCTTGATGAACAGCCCCTTGCCGCCGATGGTGGACAGGGGACGGTCGAGAATCTGGTCGCCCTTGGTGGTCATGCCCAGGATGACGACCTCGGAGGTGGGATATAAACTGCGGAGCCGGTCCCGCACGTGTTCTGCCTGCCACAGGGCAAGGCGCGATTCGCGGGAGGCGATGACCAGTCGGGCGTGGGACACGACAATTCTTCCGAAACGTTGGTAATGACGAAAATTCTAGCATGGGGGCGTGCCGTCGCCGCCGCTCTCACGCCCGTTTCGACGGGGTTTTCGCCCTTTTTCGGGCAACTTTTTCTCACCCCGGATTTGATCGGCGACAAGGCACCGGGGGCCGCGCGCCGCCATCGTGGCGTCCGCTTTGGTGCCGGTCTTGCCGCGGCGCTGTGCGTTTCGGCCTTGGCCGGCGTCGCGGTGGCGGCACCGGCCAGCGCGGCGGTGGACGAATTCGCCCCCCCGGCCGCCGAGGCGCCGCGTCTGCCGGCCAAGCTCACCCCGCTGCCCCGGGCCCGGGACCTGCAAGCCGAGGCGGCCCGTGCCGCCCGGGCCGGCCAGCCCCTGGTGGTGCTCTACAGCCGGCGCGACTGTCCCTGGTGCGAGCAGGTACGGCGCGAGTGGCTCAAGCCCCTGGCCGACCGCCAGACCGATCTGGTGGTGCGCCAGGTGGATCAGGACTCCAACGCCGCCTTGCGCGATTTCGCCGGCCAGGCCACCACCCATGGCGCCTTCGCCAAGGCGCGCCAGGTGACCCTGGTGCCGGTGGTGGCCTTCTACGGCCCCGACGGCCGGGAGCTGACCGCGGCCATCGTCGGCGTGCGCCTGCCCGATTTCTACGCCGCCTACCTGGACGAGTCGCTCAAGGCCGCCCGGGCGGCCCTCCTGGCACCGCCCCGGCGCTGAGCAATTTTCCTGCGCCGGGGGTATTTCTGCGGTATTTTTGCTGTCCAATTTCTGGCCCCCTGTTTTCGACTTTCACCCTTCGACTCTTCGGACCTTCCATGACGTTTTCCGTTGGCCATTCCGCCTACCCCGCCCATGACTCCGTGCCCGACCTGTCCAGCAAGGACAAGCCGCTCCGCGACGACATCCGCCTGCTCGGGCGGCTGATCGGCGACACCGTTCGCGATCAGGAGGGGGCCGAGACCTTCGCCGTGGTCGAAGAGGTTCGCCAGCTGGCGGTGCGTTTCGCCCGGGACGCCGACCAGGAGGCCCGCCAGCAGCTCGAAGCGCGGCTCGACAGCCTGCCCCGGGACACCATGATCTCGGTGGTGCGCGCCTTCACCTACTTCCTGCACCTGGCCAACATCGCCGAGGACCAGCACCACATCCGCCGCCGCCGCGCCCACGACATCGCCGGCTCGAAAGCCCGGGAGGGCGACCTGGCCCACACCCTGGACCGGCTCGCCGCCGAGGGCGTGGCCCCGGAAACCCTGGCCGACTGCCTGGCCAACGCCCTGGTCTCGCCGGTGCTCACCGCCCACCCCACCGAAGTCCAGCGCAAGAGCATCCTGCGCAGCGAGCGGGCCATCGCTCGCCACCTGGATGCCCGCGACCGCACCAAGCTGACCCCGGAAGAGGAGGCGGAGAACGACGAGGCCCTGGCCACCGCCGTGCTCACCCTGTGGCGCACCCGCATGCTGCGTCCCCAGCGCCTGCGCGTGATCGACGAGGTGAAGAACGGCATCGCCTTCTACGACGACACCTTCTTCGCCGAAGTGCCGCGCCTGTATGGCCGACTCGAAGACCTGCTGCAGGCCCGCTACCCGGAGCAGGACTGGAATCTGCCGGCCTTCTTCCGCCTTGGCAGCTGGATCGGCGGCGACCGGGACGGCAACCCCTTCGTCACCGCCGACATCCTGCGCTGGGCCCTGCGCCTGCAATCGTCGGCGGCCCTGGAGCACTACCTGGACGAAGTGCACACCCTGGGCGGCGAGCTGCCCCTGTCGGAAATGCTGGTGCCGGTCAGCGAGCCCCTGCGCGCCCTGGCCGCCCACTCGCCGGACGCCTCGCCGCACCGTCAGGACGAGCCCTACCGGCGCGCCCTGATCGGCATCTACGCCCGCCTGGCGGCCACCTCCCGGGCCCTGGACCACCACGAACCGGTGCGTCATGAGAAAGGCGAGGCCCCGGCCTACGCCAGCCCGGCCGAATTCGAGGCCGACCTGGCGGTGCTGGCCGAATCCCTCAACAGCCACGGCGGCGCCCGCCTCGCCAAGGGGCGCCTGAAGCGGCTGCAGCGGGCCGTGCAGGTGTTCGGCTTCCACCTGGCCCCCATCGACCTGCGCCAGAACTCGGACGTGCACGAGCGCACCGTGGCCGAACTGCTCGCTCTGGCCGGCCGCTGCGAGGACTATTCGTCCCTGACCGAGGACGAGCGCATCGTGCTGCTCGCCAGCGAACTGGAATCGCCGCGCCTGCTGCACTCGCCCTACCTCAACTACGGCGACGAGACCCGGGGCGAGCTGGCCATCTTCTTCGCCGCCCGGGAACTGCGCGAGCGTTACGGCGACGCGGCCCTGCCCAACTGCATCATCTCCAAGACCGACGGCGCTTCCGACCTGCTCGAACTGGCCCTGCTGCTCAAGGAAGCCGGCCTGCTCACCTTCGAGCAGGGCGAGCCGTCCCTGGCGGTGAACATCATTCCGTTGTTCGAGACCATCGGCGACTTGCAGGCCTCCGGTCCGACCATGGCCCGCCTGCTCGACCTGCCGGTGTACCGCCGCCTGGTGGCCTCGCGCCAGGACACCCAGGAAGTGATGCTCGGCTATTCCGATAGCAACAAGGACGGCGGCTTCCTCACCTCCGGCTGGGAGCTGTACAAGGCCGAGACCGCCCTGACCGCAGTGACCGCCGCCCACGGCGTACGCCTGCGCCTGTTCCACGGCCGCGGCGGTTCCGTCGGCCGGGGCGGCGGCCCCAGCTACCAGGCCATCCTGGCCCAGCCCAAGGGCGCGGTGCAGGGGCAGATCCGCATCACCGAGCAGGGCGAGGTGATCGGCGCTAAGTACGCCAACCCGGAAATCGGCCGGCGCAACCTGGAGATCCTGGTGGCTGCCACCCTGGAGGCCTCCCTCCTCGACCCGGAGAAGGAGGCGAGCAGCGACGGCAACGGTGCCCAGGCCTACTACCCGATCATGGAGCGCCTCTCCGACCTGGCTTTCGGCGCCTACCGCAACCTGGTCTACGAGACCCCGGGCTTCGTCCAGTACTTCCGCGAATCGACGCCCATTGCCGAGATCGCCGACCTCAACATCGGCAGCCGCCCGGCCTCGCGCAAGGCGTCCGACCGCATCGAGGATCTGCGCGCCATCCCCTGGGTGTTCTCCTGGTCCCAGTGCCGCCTGATGCTGCCCGGCTGGTACGGCTTTGGTTCGGCGGTGGAACAGTGGCTGACCGAGGTGGGCGAGCCTGCCGGCATAGCCCGCTTGCAGGCCATGTACCGCACCTGGCCGTTCTTCCGTGCCCTGCTCTCGAACATGGACATGGTGTTGGCCAAGACCGACCTGGGCATCGCCTCGCGCTACGCCGGCCTGGTGGCCGACGCCGCGCTGCGCGAGCAGGTGTTCGGCCGCATCGTCGCCGAATGGCAGCGCACCCAGCGGGCGCTGCTGGCCATTGCCGGACAGAGCGAGCTGCTCGCCGACAACCCGCTGCTCAAGCGCTCGATCCGCAACCGCTTCCCCTACATGGACCCGCTCAACCACGTTCAGGTCGAACTGCTGCGCCGCCACCGGGCCGGGGAGACCGACGAGCGGGTGCGCCGCGGCATCCACATCTCGATCAACGGCATCGCCGCCGGCCTGCGCAACAGCGGCTGACGGCGGCGGCCCCGGGGCTCGCTTGCCCGGGGCCGGTCGGGGCATCGTGGGGGGGCCGGATACGGCGGGCGCTCGCTGGACCAAGTCGGCCAGGGGGCGGATAGCCCCGTAGCCCGGCCAGACACCCCTACGAGCTCGGGCGCGCAGAGGATGTCCCTGTCAAACCCTAGAACTGGCGCCATTCTTCAGGTACCCCCTCTGGAGAATGGCGTCTTTATTGATGTCTGGAGGATGTGCCTTGGAAAAGCCCGTGGATAGTGGCGTTCCGCCTAGCGGACAAAAACCCGCCAGCCAGCGGCCGGAAACGCCGGACTTCTGGGACAAGCGCTTCGCCGAAGGGGTGATGCCCTGGGATGCGGGCAGCCTGGAACGGCTGCCGGCCGCCTTCCGCACCTTCTTCGCCGGCCACCCGGCCTGCCGCGTGCTGATCCCCGGTTGCGGCACCGCCTACGAGGCGGGCCACCTGGACGCCGCCGGTCACCGGGTCACCGCCCTGGATTTCTCCCGGGAGGCGGTGCTCAAGGCCGAGGCCCAGCTGGCCGGCTGGGGGGGCAAGCTGTTGTGCGCCGATTTCTTCGCCCACGCGCCGGAGGCGGCCTACGACCTGGTGTTCGAGCGCGCCTTCCTGTGCGCCCTGCCGCGCAAGATGTGGCCCGACTACGCCGCCGCCATGGCCCGCCTGGTGGCGCCGGGCGGCCTGCTGGCCGGGTTCTTCGTGGTCGGCGAGGAAGCGGGGGGGCCGCCCTTCGCCATCGATCCGGCCCGCCTCGAAGCGCTGCTGGCGCCCCACTTCGTGCGCGAGACGGACGACGCCGTGAGCGATTCGCTACCCGTCTTCGCCGGCCGCGAGCGCTGGCAGGTGTGGCGGCGCCGCGATGCCGCGGCTCCGCGCTGATCGAGGTCGGGCGATGAGCGCAGCGCCGTTGCCGGGGCCTCTGCCGCTGCAGATCCGCACCGCCACCCTGGCGGACCTGCCCGCCTTGCAAGCCCTGTACCGGCGCTGCCGCGCCCAGGCCGACTGGCTGCCCGCGGCGTCCAGGGCTACGGCGGATTTCGCCACGGATTCCCTGGGCGAACTGGTCCTGGTGGCGCATTCGCTGCCGAGCGCGGCGCGGGATGGCCACGTGGCCGGCTTTGTCGCGGTATGGGAGCCGGACGCCTTCATCCACCACCTCTACGTGGCGCCGGAATGCCGCCGCCAGGGCGTGGCCGGGCAACTGCTGGCGGCCCTGGCGATCCGGGTGGCGCCGCCCTGGCGCCTCAAGTGCCTGTGCGCCAACCACGGCGCCCTGGCTTTCTATGCCCGGGCCAACGCCCGGGAAGTGGGGCGGGGCGCCGGGGATGACGGTCCCTACGTCGAGCTGGAACTGCCGCCGTCCGCCGCAGCCCTGACCCGCGCCTGAGTCCCGCTTCTGGCGCCTGCGCCGGGGTTGCGCTTTCTGGCGGCGCGCCTCCAGGGGCTAGGGACTAGGGCCGCGGGGGAGGGCTTACAGGCCGAAGAAGGCCTTCACCCGGTCGAGCATGTCGCCCAGGTGGCGCGGCGGGGTCGGCGGTTCGCCGGTGTTGGCGGCGGCGCGTAGCGCGTCGAGCTGCTGCTGGCGGGCCAGCAGCCGGGGGGTGAGGGCCTCCACCAGCTCGGGGCGGCGGTGCAGGATCGCCTCGAAGGTGCTCTTGTCGAGGCGGTAGGCCTCCACGTCGGTCTTGGCCAGCACCGTGTTGGCCCGGGGCACCCCGGTCATTAGGCCCAGCTCGCCGAACACCTGGCCGGCCTCGATGGTCTCGATCAGGATGTGCTCGCCCCGCTCCGACTGGTACCAGGCCTCGGCCGTGCCGCTGATGACGATGTACAGCCAGTGGGCCACGGCGCCCTGGCGGGTCATGGCGTCACCGGCGGCAAAGGGGGCGTACACCAGGCCGTCGGCCACCTGGAGCCGCTCGTCCTCGTTGAGGGGGGCGAACAGGGCCACGTTCTCCAGGGCCTTGATGCGCCGCTGCCGTTCCCGTTCCAGCACGTGGCGGCGGTGCTTGTCGCCTTCCTGTACCACATGCACCACCTGGTCGGGCAGGGCGATGCGCAGGCCCTGGCGCTGCAGGGCGGTAAGGACGTGGCGGCGCACCACGGAATCGGTCGGGTCGTCCTGCAAGGCGTCGGTGAGCCAGTAGCGCAGGGCGTAATGGACGTAGCCGGGGTTGAATTCCATGACCACGCAGGAAGGCGGCGGGGCCTTGGCCACGCAGGGAATGTCGGCCTCGGCGACACTGGCCTCGGCCAGGCGGATCACCTCGGCGCTGGGCACGCTGTAATCCACCGAGAACCACACCCAGCGGCGCCAGCGCACCTCACCCAGTTCCGGGTCGGTGATGAGGATGTACTTGCCCTTCATCAGGTGGCTGTTGGGGATGATCACGGTCTCGCCGTTGCGCGTGCGGATCGAGGTGTAGCGCCACTTGATCTGGGTCACCTGGCCCGATTGGTCGTCTACCTTGATCCAGTCCCCCAGGCGCAGCGAGCTGTCGAATTGCAGGGCCAGGCCGGCCAGGATGTTGCCGAGGGTGTCCTGCATGGCGAAGCCGATCACGGCGGTGAACACCGCCGAGGTGGCGAGCAGGCCGGTCAGGTTGACCCCGCCGGCGGAGAGCCGCGACAGCACCCACAGCAGGTAGCCGAGGAGCACCACCAGGTCCTCGACGATGCGCGGCGAGACCATGCCGAGGCGTTCCAGGGCGAGGCGGAACAGGGTCATGCCGGCCAGGCGGATGACGATGAAACCCTCGGCCAGGATCAGGGTTTCCTGCAGCACCCGGGTGGCCCGGGGGTAGCCGGTGCGTTCCAGCAGCACCGCGACCAGCTCGGCGATGAGGCAGGCGGTAAAGACGATGGCGGTGTTGCGCACCCGCCGCCGCCGCATCGGCAGGCCGACCCAGAGCAGCAGCGAGAGAACCAGGACCGCCCCGGTGACTTCGCTCAGGGGGTCGTGCCACCAGGCGGCGAGCAGGCCGGACAGGGAGGGGGTCATGCCGGTTCCCGCAGCAGGGCCTTCACCTGGGGCCACTGGCGGCGGCTGATGGGCAGGCGCTCGTCGAGCCCGCGCACCAGGGCCACCCAGTGCTCGCCGCCGGCCAGGGCATCGCCCGTATCGCCGGGGGCGCCTTCGCCGCTGCGCGCCCGCTCCACGCCGGTCAGGGCGTTGCGGGCGAGCAGCACGGCCCGGTGCAGGCGGACGAAGCGCTCGGCGAATTCCTGCTCCAGGCGCACCAGGGATTCGTCGAGGAGGAATTCCCGTTCCTGGGTGCGCGCCACCACGTACTTGGTGTCGGCGCGCAGGTAGAGGATGGACTCCACCGGCACCAGCAGGATACGGCCGCGCTCGTGGCAGGAGAGGAAGCGCCGTCCGCCGGCCTGGAGCTTGTCGCGCAGCCCGGCCAGGGTGGCCGGGTCGGAACTGCCGCTGGCGGCCCCGGTCTCGCCGCGCCGCCGCT
This window harbors:
- a CDS encoding thioredoxin fold domain-containing protein, whose amino-acid sequence is MIGDKAPGAARRHRGVRFGAGLAAALCVSALAGVAVAAPASAAVDEFAPPAAEAPRLPAKLTPLPRARDLQAEAARAARAGQPLVVLYSRRDCPWCEQVRREWLKPLADRQTDLVVRQVDQDSNAALRDFAGQATTHGAFAKARQVTLVPVVAFYGPDGRELTAAIVGVRLPDFYAAYLDESLKAARAALLAPPRR
- the ppc gene encoding phosphoenolpyruvate carboxylase; this translates as MTFSVGHSAYPAHDSVPDLSSKDKPLRDDIRLLGRLIGDTVRDQEGAETFAVVEEVRQLAVRFARDADQEARQQLEARLDSLPRDTMISVVRAFTYFLHLANIAEDQHHIRRRRAHDIAGSKAREGDLAHTLDRLAAEGVAPETLADCLANALVSPVLTAHPTEVQRKSILRSERAIARHLDARDRTKLTPEEEAENDEALATAVLTLWRTRMLRPQRLRVIDEVKNGIAFYDDTFFAEVPRLYGRLEDLLQARYPEQDWNLPAFFRLGSWIGGDRDGNPFVTADILRWALRLQSSAALEHYLDEVHTLGGELPLSEMLVPVSEPLRALAAHSPDASPHRQDEPYRRALIGIYARLAATSRALDHHEPVRHEKGEAPAYASPAEFEADLAVLAESLNSHGGARLAKGRLKRLQRAVQVFGFHLAPIDLRQNSDVHERTVAELLALAGRCEDYSSLTEDERIVLLASELESPRLLHSPYLNYGDETRGELAIFFAARELRERYGDAALPNCIISKTDGASDLLELALLLKEAGLLTFEQGEPSLAVNIIPLFETIGDLQASGPTMARLLDLPVYRRLVASRQDTQEVMLGYSDSNKDGGFLTSGWELYKAETALTAVTAAHGVRLRLFHGRGGSVGRGGGPSYQAILAQPKGAVQGQIRITEQGEVIGAKYANPEIGRRNLEILVAATLEASLLDPEKEASSDGNGAQAYYPIMERLSDLAFGAYRNLVYETPGFVQYFRESTPIAEIADLNIGSRPASRKASDRIEDLRAIPWVFSWSQCRLMLPGWYGFGSAVEQWLTEVGEPAGIARLQAMYRTWPFFRALLSNMDMVLAKTDLGIASRYAGLVADAALREQVFGRIVAEWQRTQRALLAIAGQSELLADNPLLKRSIRNRFPYMDPLNHVQVELLRRHRAGETDERVRRGIHISINGIAAGLRNSG
- a CDS encoding methyltransferase domain-containing protein, whose protein sequence is MDSGVPPSGQKPASQRPETPDFWDKRFAEGVMPWDAGSLERLPAAFRTFFAGHPACRVLIPGCGTAYEAGHLDAAGHRVTALDFSREAVLKAEAQLAGWGGKLLCADFFAHAPEAAYDLVFERAFLCALPRKMWPDYAAAMARLVAPGGLLAGFFVVGEEAGGPPFAIDPARLEALLAPHFVRETDDAVSDSLPVFAGRERWQVWRRRDAAAPR
- a CDS encoding GNAT family N-acetyltransferase — protein: MSAAPLPGPLPLQIRTATLADLPALQALYRRCRAQADWLPAASRATADFATDSLGELVLVAHSLPSAARDGHVAGFVAVWEPDAFIHHLYVAPECRRQGVAGQLLAALAIRVAPPWRLKCLCANHGALAFYARANAREVGRGAGDDGPYVELELPPSAAALTRA
- a CDS encoding mechanosensitive ion channel family protein, giving the protein MTPSLSGLLAAWWHDPLSEVTGAVLVLSLLLWVGLPMRRRRVRNTAIVFTACLIAELVAVLLERTGYPRATRVLQETLILAEGFIVIRLAGMTLFRLALERLGMVSPRIVEDLVVLLGYLLWVLSRLSAGGVNLTGLLATSAVFTAVIGFAMQDTLGNILAGLALQFDSSLRLGDWIKVDDQSGQVTQIKWRYTSIRTRNGETVIIPNSHLMKGKYILITDPELGEVRWRRWVWFSVDYSVPSAEVIRLAEASVAEADIPCVAKAPPPSCVVMEFNPGYVHYALRYWLTDALQDDPTDSVVRRHVLTALQRQGLRIALPDQVVHVVQEGDKHRRHVLERERQRRIKALENVALFAPLNEDERLQVADGLVYAPFAAGDAMTRQGAVAHWLYIVISGTAEAWYQSERGEHILIETIEAGQVFGELGLMTGVPRANTVLAKTDVEAYRLDKSTFEAILHRRPELVEALTPRLLARQQQLDALRAAANTGEPPTPPRHLGDMLDRVKAFFGL